One genomic segment of Streptomyces liangshanensis includes these proteins:
- a CDS encoding asparagine synthetase A, with the protein MTSTIAAPDGRTAPSFPASPDAHLSAEPTRATLRVQSRMLAATRAFLTGQGFQELLPPVIGPVTDPGIRGSKQVDIDFYGHKYKLMTSAILYKQASLLAFDKIFYIAPNVRLEPLETAVTHRHLAEFHQIDVEIRDARRDDAMELAERLVAYVVAEVVREMPGDLELLGRDKDAFREVVRGAFGRTTHAAATADLVALGHPQDPGAEIDWEGEEILSAKSSRPFFVVDYPKGSRGFYDQEDAERRGVLRNFDLIAPEGYGELASGSEREHVYAALVTRMRETGENPAKYGWYLDLARRGIPASSGFGIGLERFTRYVTGRTAAWEASAYPKLPGVVSA; encoded by the coding sequence ATGACCAGCACGATCGCCGCGCCCGACGGCCGCACGGCTCCTTCGTTCCCGGCCTCCCCGGACGCGCACCTGAGCGCCGAGCCGACCCGTGCCACGCTGCGGGTGCAGAGCCGGATGCTCGCGGCGACCCGGGCCTTCCTCACCGGCCAGGGCTTCCAGGAGCTGCTGCCGCCGGTGATCGGGCCGGTCACGGACCCGGGCATCCGGGGTTCCAAACAGGTGGACATCGATTTCTACGGCCACAAGTACAAACTGATGACCAGCGCGATCCTCTACAAGCAGGCGTCGCTGCTGGCCTTCGACAAGATCTTCTACATCGCGCCCAACGTGCGGCTGGAGCCGCTGGAGACGGCGGTCACGCACCGCCATCTCGCGGAGTTCCACCAGATCGACGTGGAGATCAGGGACGCCCGGCGCGACGACGCGATGGAGCTGGCCGAGCGGCTGGTGGCGTACGTCGTCGCCGAGGTCGTCCGCGAGATGCCGGGGGACCTGGAGCTCCTGGGGCGGGACAAGGACGCGTTCCGGGAGGTCGTCCGGGGGGCGTTCGGCAGGACCACGCACGCGGCGGCGACCGCGGACCTGGTGGCGCTCGGCCACCCGCAGGACCCGGGCGCCGAGATCGACTGGGAGGGCGAGGAGATCCTCTCCGCCAAGTCGAGCCGCCCCTTCTTCGTCGTCGACTACCCCAAGGGGTCGCGCGGCTTCTACGACCAGGAGGACGCCGAACGCCGGGGCGTGCTGCGGAACTTCGACCTGATCGCCCCCGAGGGGTACGGCGAGCTGGCCAGCGGCAGCGAGCGCGAGCACGTGTACGCGGCGCTGGTGACGCGGATGCGGGAGACGGGCGAGAATCCGGCGAAGTACGGCTGGTACCTGGACCTCGCCCGGCGCGGCATCCCCGCCAGCTCCGGGTTCGGCATCGGCCTGGAGCGGTTCACCCGGTACGTGACGGGCCGCACGGCCGCCTGGGAGGCCAGCGCCTACCCGAAGCTCCCCGGAGTGGTGTCGGCATGA
- a CDS encoding glutamate synthase-related protein, with product MSAVLTAAGFPEEQVRHRARNGEAAVFPSLESYGTGLLGAAPAAHYPYDLLERARIVPPVFMPERLKKLIDLAREPLYTDVELDTVIGGFTSRLPLYVSAFGSTRVASRDLGEAAGRQAGRLGIPMVVGENVVPVNGYRASSGSGVSPLLGRIAAYTAAAGEEYGGVVVQQSTEDADAEVWNLVYSDPVSEPLLASGRLAFELKVGQGAKPGLGGLTVLGREAAGRVAEQYATDAVFGADTDAVLRISSPGTFTEEILRQQIRLMRNNFPRVRVWVKLHPGRDVALAAATAWAAGADSVTVDGAEGGTAWAPHAFLGQVGLPLGECLARIGPTGHCLLASGRMWEGGRATKALALGARAVGLGRAALLAVDEDADAGLVRLAESIALELRLLISSLGKYRANALDADDVLLPSGAAFASRTG from the coding sequence ATGAGCGCCGTACTGACCGCCGCCGGCTTCCCCGAGGAGCAGGTGCGGCACCGGGCCAGGAACGGCGAGGCTGCCGTGTTCCCCTCACTGGAGTCGTACGGCACCGGCCTGCTGGGCGCCGCGCCGGCCGCCCACTATCCGTACGACCTGCTGGAGCGGGCCAGGATCGTACCCCCGGTGTTCATGCCGGAACGGCTGAAGAAGCTCATCGACCTGGCCAGGGAGCCGCTGTACACGGACGTCGAACTCGACACGGTGATCGGCGGGTTCACCTCCCGGCTGCCGCTGTACGTGTCGGCGTTCGGCTCGACGCGGGTCGCGAGCCGTGACCTGGGCGAGGCGGCGGGACGGCAGGCGGGGCGCCTCGGCATCCCGATGGTCGTCGGGGAGAACGTGGTGCCGGTCAACGGCTACCGTGCCTCGTCCGGTTCCGGGGTCTCCCCGCTGCTCGGCCGGATCGCCGCCTACACGGCCGCCGCCGGTGAGGAGTACGGCGGGGTGGTGGTGCAGCAGTCCACCGAGGACGCGGACGCCGAGGTGTGGAACCTCGTCTACAGCGACCCGGTCTCGGAGCCGCTGCTCGCCTCCGGACGGCTGGCGTTCGAGCTGAAGGTCGGCCAGGGCGCCAAACCGGGCCTGGGCGGGCTCACGGTCCTGGGCCGCGAGGCCGCGGGCCGGGTGGCCGAACAGTACGCCACGGACGCGGTGTTCGGCGCGGACACCGACGCCGTCCTGCGGATCAGCAGCCCCGGCACGTTCACCGAGGAGATCCTGCGCCAGCAGATCCGGCTGATGCGCAACAACTTCCCGCGCGTGAGGGTGTGGGTGAAGCTGCACCCGGGCCGTGACGTGGCGCTCGCGGCGGCCACCGCGTGGGCGGCCGGCGCGGACTCCGTCACGGTGGACGGCGCGGAGGGCGGTACCGCCTGGGCGCCGCACGCCTTCCTCGGCCAGGTGGGACTGCCGCTCGGCGAGTGCCTGGCCCGCATCGGACCCACCGGCCACTGCCTGCTCGCCAGCGGGCGGATGTGGGAGGGCGGCCGGGCCACCAAGGCGCTGGCGCTCGGTGCCCGCGCCGTCGGACTGGGCCGGGCGGCCCTGCTCGCCGTGGACGAGGACGCCGACGCCGGTCTCGTACGGCTGGCCGAGAGCATCGCCCTGGAACTGCGCCTGCTGATCAGCTCCCTGGGCAAGTACCGCGCGAACGCCCTCGACGCGGACGACGTGTTGCTGCCCTCCGGGGCCGCGTTCGCGTCCCGTACCGGCTGA
- a CDS encoding methylaspartate mutase: MTAPVRDDVPLRPGAPVGRTALHRRPRSFGRFVAEAQARGALVVQPRMGFSDPALMRAGLLATKGAADAVVGTMTIDSYTRVSDEPSAVRALTGGVPLNGFPLTSYSPHTSRWVLDGVRDAGFPVQIRHGSARPQRIVAALARLGLDATEGGPVSYCLPYGRTPLLDSVRNWQETCDFLAGLRGTGAEPHLETFGGCMLGQLCPPGLLVAISALEALFFHRAGLRSISLSYAQQTSPAQDRDAVHALRRLAAELLPDTDAHIVLYTYMGLYPQTRRGALDLLERSAELAVETGAARLIVKTTAEAHRIPTVAENVEALRVASRAAARYRAGNPVRRGPAPGADPADNAVYAEARALVDAVLDLDDDLGQALLKAFARGFLDVPFCLHPDNAGRSRSHIDASGRLTWSEIGAMPIGHVTDRGRRLTAAGLFEALSFVQRRHDRTLPSPSSPPSSSRPPLPTAARRPAVHRQHTQEVAP; the protein is encoded by the coding sequence ACGACGTCCCGCTCCGCCCCGGCGCCCCGGTCGGCCGCACCGCCCTGCACCGGCGCCCGCGCTCCTTCGGCCGCTTCGTTGCCGAGGCGCAGGCCCGCGGCGCGCTCGTGGTGCAGCCCCGCATGGGGTTCTCCGACCCCGCGCTGATGCGGGCCGGCCTGCTGGCCACCAAGGGCGCGGCCGACGCCGTCGTCGGCACGATGACGATCGACAGCTACACCCGCGTCAGTGACGAACCGTCCGCGGTCAGGGCGCTGACCGGCGGGGTCCCCCTCAACGGCTTCCCCCTCACCTCGTACAGTCCGCACACCTCGCGCTGGGTGCTGGACGGGGTCCGCGACGCGGGCTTCCCCGTCCAGATCCGGCACGGCTCCGCGCGACCCCAGCGGATCGTCGCCGCCCTGGCGCGGCTCGGCCTGGACGCGACGGAGGGCGGGCCCGTCTCGTACTGCCTGCCGTACGGGCGCACCCCGCTCCTGGACTCGGTCCGCAACTGGCAGGAGACCTGCGACTTCCTGGCCGGGCTGCGCGGTACGGGGGCGGAACCGCACCTGGAGACCTTCGGCGGCTGCATGCTCGGCCAGCTGTGCCCGCCCGGACTGCTCGTGGCGATCAGCGCCCTGGAGGCGCTGTTCTTCCACCGGGCGGGGCTGCGCAGCATCTCGCTCAGCTACGCCCAGCAGACCAGCCCGGCGCAGGACCGGGACGCGGTGCACGCGCTGCGGCGGCTGGCCGCCGAGCTGCTGCCCGACACCGACGCGCACATCGTCCTCTACACGTACATGGGGCTGTACCCGCAGACCCGGCGCGGTGCGCTGGACCTCCTGGAGCGGTCGGCCGAGCTGGCCGTGGAGACGGGGGCGGCGCGGCTGATCGTCAAGACGACCGCCGAGGCGCACCGGATCCCGACGGTCGCCGAGAACGTGGAGGCCCTGCGGGTCGCCTCGCGGGCCGCGGCCCGGTACCGGGCGGGGAACCCCGTCCGCCGGGGGCCGGCCCCGGGCGCGGACCCGGCGGACAACGCGGTGTACGCGGAGGCCCGCGCCCTGGTGGACGCCGTGCTCGACCTCGACGACGACCTGGGCCAGGCGCTGTTGAAGGCCTTCGCCCGCGGCTTCCTGGACGTGCCGTTCTGCCTGCACCCGGACAACGCGGGCCGCAGCAGGAGCCACATCGACGCGTCGGGGCGGCTCACCTGGTCCGAGATCGGGGCGATGCCCATCGGGCACGTCACCGACCGGGGCCGGCGCCTCACGGCCGCCGGGCTGTTCGAGGCGCTGTCGTTCGTGCAGCGCCGGCACGACAGGACCCTGCCCTCCCCGTCCTCTCCCCCTTCCTCGTCCCGTCCCCCGCTCCCCACGGCGGCCCGTCGCCCGGCAGTCCACCGTCAGCACACCCAGGAGGTAGCACCATGA